The Medicago truncatula cultivar Jemalong A17 chromosome 4, MtrunA17r5.0-ANR, whole genome shotgun sequence genome includes a region encoding these proteins:
- the LOC11446637 gene encoding F-box/kelch-repeat protein At1g55270, with protein MDRVLQPPLVDTTACLCRVDTGLRTVAGAKKYVPGTKLCLRPDIKHSIHPTRNKPARGDRSRNQSPLLPGLPDDLAIACLIRVPRVEHRKLRLVCKRWYRLLIGNFFYSLRKSLRLAEEWIYVIKRDRDGKISWHAFDPVYQQWQPLPPVPKEYSGALGFGCAVLNGCHLYLFGGKDPLKGSMRRVIFYSTRTNKWHRAPDMLRRRHFFGSCVINNCLYVAGGENEGVHRSLRSAEVYDPNKNRWSFISDMSTAMVPFIGVVYDGKWFLKGLGSHRQVLSEVYQLANDSWCPVQNGMISGWRNPSTTLNGKLYALECKDGCKLRVYDDATDSWSKHIDSKMHLGSSRALEAAALVPLNGKLCIIRNNMSISLVDVSKLEDLKGSSAEQLWETIAGKGQFKTLFTNLLSSLAGRNRLKTHIVHCQVLQA; from the exons ATGGATAGAGTTCTTCAACCACCTTtg GTTGATACTACTGCATGTTTATGTAGAGTAGATACAGGCCTGAGAACTGTTGCTGGAGCAAAGAAGTATGTTCCTGGAACAAAGCTCTGTCTTCGGCCTGACATTAAACATTCCATCCACCCGACTAGAAACAAGCCAGCACGTGGTGACAGAAGCCGCAATCAATCGCCACTACTTCCAGGTCTCCCCGATGATCTTGCTATTGCTTGCCTAATCCGAGTCCCACGGGTTGAACACCGTAAACTTCGGCTAGTCTGCAAAAGATGGTATAGGCTTTTGATTGGTAACTTTTTTTACTCTTTACGCAAGAGTCTTAGACTTGCAGAAGAGTGGATATATGTCATTAAGAGAGATCGAGACGGGAAAATCTCATGGCATGCTTTTGATCCTGTATACCAACAATGGCAGCCCCTGCCTCCTGTTCCTAAGGAATATTCTGGAGCTCTTGGTTTTGGATGTGCTGTTTTAAATGGCTGTCACCTATACTTGTTTGGTGGGAAGGACCCGCTAAAGGGGTCCATGAGACGTGTCATTTTTTATAGTACTAGAACAAATAAATGGCACCGTGCCCCAGACATGCTTCGTAGGCGGCACTTCTTTGGCTCCTGTGTTATAAACAATTGTCTGTATGTGGCTGGTGGGGAGAATGAAGGTGTGCATCGTTCTTTGAGATCAGCTGAAGTTTATGATCCCAACAAAAATCGGTGGTCATTTATTTCAGATATGAGCACTGCTATGGTTCCTTTCATTGGAGTTGTCTATGATGGGAAGTGGTTTCTGAAGGGACTTGGTTCTCATCGACAAGTTCTGAGCGAGGTCTATCAGCTAGCAAATGATAGTTGGTGCCCTGTTCAAAATGGAATGATTTCTGGCTGGAGGAACCCTAGCACAACCCTTAATGGAAAGCTTTATGCTTTAGAGTGCAAGGATGGCTGCAAACTTAGGGTTTACGATGACGCTACTGATTCATGGAGCAAGCATATTGACAGCAAAATGCATTTGGGGAGCTCACGGGCCTTGGAGGCTGCTGCCCTCGTCCCCCTCAATGGGAAACTCTGTATTATCCGAAATAATATGAGCATTTCTCTGGTTGATGTTTCTAAACTTGAAGATTTGAAAGGATCTTCCGCTGAACAGTTATGGGAAACTATTGCAGGGAAAGGACAGTTCAAGACGTTGTTCACAAATCTGTTGTCTAGCCTTGCTGGTAGAAACCGACTCAAAACTCACATAGTTC